The Lichenihabitans psoromatis genome contains a region encoding:
- a CDS encoding terminase family protein, translating into MSRSPATLDLQLHPKQGDALNSLATEALYGGAAGGGKSHLMRVAAILWCSAIPGLQVYLFRRIRDDLVKNHMEGPKGFRAILAGWALCGFATLVEDEIRFWNGAKIYLCHCKDEKDVYKYQGAEIHVLLIDELTHFTDSMYRFLRNRVRMVGVTIPDAYKGRFPRILCGANPGNIGHLWVKQTFVNSAEPMQVTLRPANDGGMVRQFIPARLEDNPSMGQDDPGYENRLEGLGSEALVRAMRWGDWDVVEGAFFDCWDRNRHVVRPFMIPRSWTRFRSGDWGSAKPFAFYWFAVVSDPIKAGDVLLPRGALVVYREWYGCQHGKDNVGLKLTAEEVGVGVHQRQEGDKPTYSVLDPAAFSHDGGPSIAERMNTGDRPADNKRVAGAGAMGGWDQMRSRFKGTEDGPMLVFFSNCLHAIRTIPALQHDQSRPEDLDSDAEDHAADAVRYGCMSRPWAAVGKSEKQRRPLDYAERLDDDDEEEVGDWRTM; encoded by the coding sequence ATGTCACGATCACCAGCCACGCTTGACCTCCAGCTCCACCCGAAGCAGGGCGATGCGCTGAACAGTCTGGCGACGGAGGCGCTGTACGGTGGCGCGGCAGGTGGCGGCAAAAGTCACCTGATGCGGGTGGCTGCGATCCTATGGTGTTCTGCGATCCCCGGCTTGCAGGTCTACCTGTTCCGACGCATTCGCGACGACCTGGTCAAGAACCACATGGAAGGTCCTAAGGGGTTCCGCGCGATCCTGGCGGGCTGGGCACTATGCGGCTTCGCCACGCTGGTGGAGGACGAGATCCGCTTCTGGAATGGCGCGAAGATCTATCTCTGCCACTGCAAGGACGAGAAGGACGTCTACAAATACCAAGGGGCCGAGATCCACGTTCTACTGATCGACGAGCTGACGCACTTCACTGACAGCATGTATCGGTTCCTGCGCAACCGTGTTCGCATGGTCGGCGTCACGATCCCGGACGCCTACAAGGGCCGCTTCCCCCGTATTCTGTGTGGGGCCAACCCCGGCAACATCGGCCATCTCTGGGTCAAGCAGACTTTTGTGAACTCCGCCGAGCCGATGCAGGTCACTCTCCGACCCGCCAATGACGGCGGCATGGTGCGCCAGTTCATTCCCGCGCGGCTCGAAGACAATCCCAGCATGGGGCAAGACGATCCCGGATATGAGAACCGCCTCGAGGGCCTCGGGTCTGAAGCCCTGGTCCGCGCAATGCGGTGGGGCGATTGGGATGTGGTCGAAGGCGCTTTCTTCGACTGCTGGGACCGCAATCGCCACGTAGTTCGGCCTTTCATGATCCCCAGGTCATGGACGCGGTTCAGGTCAGGCGATTGGGGCTCGGCCAAGCCGTTTGCATTCTATTGGTTCGCCGTGGTCTCCGATCCGATCAAGGCGGGTGACGTCCTGCTACCGCGCGGCGCTTTGGTGGTGTATCGCGAATGGTATGGTTGCCAGCATGGGAAAGACAATGTCGGGCTCAAGCTGACAGCCGAGGAAGTTGGGGTTGGCGTGCATCAGCGCCAAGAAGGTGACAAGCCAACCTACAGCGTGCTCGACCCAGCGGCCTTCTCGCATGACGGTGGACCTTCGATTGCAGAGCGCATGAACACCGGCGACCGGCCTGCCGATAACAAGCGCGTGGCCGGGGCTGGTGCGATGGGTGGTTGGGATCAGATGCGGTCCCGCTTCAAAGGCACGGAAGACGGTCCCATGCTGGTGTTCTTCTCGAACTGCCTGCATGCCATTCGTACTATCCCAGCGCTGCAACACGACCAGAGCCGCCCCGAGGATTTGGACAGCGACGCTGAGGACCACGCCGCCGATGCTGTGCGCTACGGCTGTATGAGCCGACCTTGGGCCGCGGTCGGAAAAAGCGAAAAGCAGCGGCGCCCCCTCGATTATGCGGAGCGGCTCGATGATGATGATGAGGAAGAAGTAGGCGACTGGCGCACCATGTGA
- a CDS encoding tyrosine-type recombinase/integrase — protein MARTVKNPKTDSRSARTKLPERREPYWTVVSAGCALGYRRGANGGTWLTRFRDETGKQHHGSLGAADDGRDPDGVTVFSFAQAQERARDFFGRKARELAGHTEPDEGPYAVAAALADYFAERERKGSKGVRADRYAADARILPPLGTVEVDRLTTKAIRAWLLSVEKAPKLLRTKQGSAVRKTADIDINDPDAGRARKATANRLLTVLKAALNFAFHEGKVASDEPWRKVKPYREADAPVIAFLSSSECVRLVYACQGSFRDLVRGALVTGCRYGELTRMHVADFNPDAGMITVRLSKSGKSRHVALADEGRQIFNSLTVGRKGRDLIFKRNDGRAWGASHQQRPLEEAAKAARLDPAPTFHVLRHTYASSLAMKGVSMRVIADQLGHADTRVTERHYARLAPSYVADVVRAALPSIGIAEMLAAGGDVTRMKLE, from the coding sequence GTGGCCCGCACCGTCAAGAACCCAAAAACCGACTCTCGATCGGCCCGCACTAAGCTACCCGAGCGTCGCGAGCCGTATTGGACGGTCGTTTCCGCTGGCTGTGCTTTGGGATACCGGCGTGGCGCAAACGGCGGGACGTGGCTCACCCGATTCCGCGATGAAACCGGCAAGCAGCACCATGGCTCGCTCGGCGCTGCCGATGATGGTCGCGACCCTGACGGCGTCACGGTCTTTTCGTTTGCTCAGGCTCAGGAGCGCGCTCGTGACTTCTTCGGCCGAAAGGCGCGTGAACTGGCCGGCCACACAGAACCCGATGAGGGACCCTATGCCGTCGCCGCGGCTCTGGCTGACTACTTCGCTGAGCGGGAGCGTAAAGGGTCCAAGGGGGTCAGAGCGGATCGGTATGCGGCAGATGCTCGAATCTTGCCACCGCTCGGGACTGTCGAGGTTGACAGGCTAACCACCAAAGCCATCCGGGCTTGGCTGCTCAGCGTCGAGAAGGCGCCAAAGCTGCTCCGCACCAAACAGGGATCCGCGGTGCGCAAGACTGCGGATATTGACATCAACGACCCGGATGCCGGCCGCGCACGTAAGGCGACGGCAAACCGGCTCCTCACGGTGCTGAAGGCGGCACTCAACTTTGCCTTTCACGAGGGCAAGGTTGCCTCCGACGAGCCCTGGCGCAAGGTAAAACCTTACCGGGAAGCAGACGCGCCGGTGATCGCCTTTCTAAGTTCGTCGGAATGCGTGAGGCTCGTTTACGCCTGCCAGGGATCATTTCGAGATCTGGTTCGCGGCGCTCTTGTGACCGGCTGCCGTTATGGCGAGCTCACCCGCATGCACGTCGCCGACTTCAATCCAGACGCCGGCATGATCACCGTCCGGCTTTCCAAATCCGGCAAGTCACGACACGTCGCGTTGGCTGATGAGGGGCGCCAGATCTTCAACAGCCTCACTGTAGGGCGCAAAGGCCGTGACCTGATCTTCAAGCGGAATGACGGCAGGGCTTGGGGAGCGTCGCACCAACAGCGACCGCTCGAGGAAGCGGCTAAAGCAGCCCGGCTCGATCCGGCGCCGACGTTCCATGTTTTGAGACACACCTACGCGTCGTCTCTTGCCATGAAGGGCGTCTCGATGCGCGTGATAGCAGACCAACTCGGGCATGCCGACACGCGGGTCACGGAACGCCACTATGCCCGATTGGCGCCGTCATATGTCGCTGATGTCGTTCGGGCTGCCCTGCCCTCTATCGGAATCGCTGAAATGTTGGCAGCCGGCGGTGACGTCACGAGGATGAAACTGGAGTGA
- a CDS encoding MucR family transcriptional regulator, whose translation MADTGHTLEMTVDSVAAFVSNDVGRVSAFPELIEIVHSSLVGVMSLKEEVSEVQVAGPAVPITKSVTNDNLVCLEHGKRFKSLKRHLQTAFGLIIDLDRAEWGLPCDYPMVSHGYAAIRSELAKGNGLGNSRRKTAVALQKAAAHALATDAQVAEPLAKRRGRPAKKAVCRPSDRRLGDGHIA comes from the coding sequence TTGGCAGACACAGGTCACACTTTGGAAATGACTGTTGATAGCGTGGCGGCATTCGTGAGCAACGATGTCGGGCGCGTTAGCGCCTTCCCCGAGCTCATTGAAATCGTACACTCTTCACTCGTGGGCGTTATGAGTTTAAAGGAGGAGGTGTCGGAAGTTCAAGTGGCCGGACCAGCCGTGCCGATAACGAAGTCCGTCACCAACGACAATTTAGTCTGCCTAGAGCACGGGAAGCGATTTAAGTCGCTGAAGCGTCACTTGCAAACCGCCTTTGGCCTAATCATCGACCTGGATCGCGCTGAGTGGGGCTTACCCTGCGACTATCCGATGGTGTCTCACGGATATGCGGCTATTCGCTCGGAACTTGCGAAGGGGAATGGACTTGGCAATTCGCGTCGCAAGACCGCCGTTGCGCTTCAGAAAGCGGCCGCGCATGCTTTGGCTACCGACGCTCAAGTGGCCGAACCTCTGGCTAAGAGACGTGGCCGTCCTGCCAAGAAGGCGGTCTGCCGACCGTCTGATCGAAGGCTCGGTGACGGTCACATTGCGTGA
- a CDS encoding DUF5996 family protein: protein MLEDWPRLDYLAWRDTLATLQLWTQVVGKVRLACTPWLNHGWHVPLYVTARGLGTSPVPIAHEILEIEFDFVAHWLTCRTSRGDQTKMLLEPQSVSTFYRRLMAMLAVLGIQVAIDTMPNEVSEPVRFQDDHRHQTYDADAAHRFWRTLLQADRILKLFRTGFVGKASPVHFFWGSFDLAVTRFSGRPAPLHPGGVPGLPDVVTREAYSHEVSSAGFWPGSDAFPEAAFYSYAYPEPPGFRDAKMPGLARFETAMGEFLLPYEAVRTAADPDAALLGFLQASYAAAADAGRWDRAALECALGEKGQPRRLA, encoded by the coding sequence GTGTTGGAAGACTGGCCGAGACTAGACTATCTCGCCTGGCGAGACACACTGGCGACCCTGCAGCTTTGGACCCAGGTGGTCGGCAAGGTGCGGCTGGCCTGCACGCCTTGGCTAAATCATGGCTGGCACGTCCCGCTCTATGTCACGGCCAGAGGTCTCGGAACATCCCCGGTCCCCATTGCTCACGAAATCTTGGAGATCGAGTTCGACTTCGTTGCTCATTGGCTGACGTGCCGAACGAGCCGGGGCGACCAAACGAAGATGCTTTTAGAGCCGCAAAGTGTCTCCACCTTCTACCGACGCCTCATGGCCATGCTAGCTGTCTTGGGAATTCAGGTCGCAATCGACACGATGCCAAACGAAGTGTCGGAACCAGTGCGGTTCCAGGATGATCATCGGCACCAGACCTATGATGCTGACGCGGCGCACCGATTCTGGCGGACCCTCCTGCAAGCAGATCGTATCTTGAAGCTCTTCCGCACTGGCTTTGTGGGCAAGGCGAGCCCCGTCCATTTTTTCTGGGGGAGCTTCGACCTCGCCGTCACCAGATTCTCGGGTCGGCCAGCACCACTTCATCCCGGCGGTGTGCCAGGTCTTCCTGACGTTGTCACACGCGAGGCCTACTCGCACGAGGTCAGCAGCGCGGGCTTCTGGCCTGGCAGCGACGCCTTTCCAGAGGCTGCCTTCTACTCCTACGCCTACCCCGAACCGCCAGGATTTAGAGACGCCAAAATGCCAGGGCTCGCACGGTTCGAGACTGCGATGGGTGAATTTCTCCTACCATATGAGGCAGTCCGCACCGCTGCGGACCCTGACGCAGCGTTACTTGGGTTTTTGCAGGCCTCCTATGCGGCAGCAGCCGATGCTGGAAGATGGGATCGGGCTGCCCTCGAGTGCGCGCTTGGCGAAAAGGGCCAGCCTCGCCGGCTTGCGTGA
- a CDS encoding IS3 family transposase (programmed frameshift), whose protein sequence is MGRRPKPEEIVSKLRQVDVLVSQGKTVADSVRSIGVNEVTYYRWRKEFGGLKLDQVKRLKELETENMRLRKAIADLTLDKLILKEAAFGKLLSPARRRVCIEHVRQHLPVSERRVCAALGQHRSTQRKAPRGFDDEEALTGDIIELARQYGRYGYRKIAALLRDAGWLVNDKRVERIWRCEGLKVPAKQPKKGRLWLNDGSCIRLRPEHRDHVWSYDFVEDRTHDGRKFRTLNVVDEFTRECLAIRVARKLNSTDVIDVLSDLFILRGVPGHIRSDNGPEFIAQAVQDWITAVGAKTAYIAPGSPWENGYVESFNARFRDELLDGEIFYSLKEAQVIIESWRRHYNTVRPHGSIGYKPPAPEVFVPAFAAWPAAKPRPSPPAMLRVAPRPTMN, encoded by the exons ATGGGAAGACGACCGAAGCCTGAAGAGATCGTGAGCAAGCTGCGTCAGGTCGACGTGTTGGTCTCACAGGGGAAGACCGTTGCGGACTCGGTTCGCTCGATCGGGGTGAACGAGGTCACCTACTACCGGTGGCGGAAGGAGTTCGGCGGCTTGAAGCTTGACCAGGTCAAGCGCCTGAAGGAGCTGGAGACGGAGAACATGCGGCTTCGCAAGGCGATCGCCGACCTCACGCTCGACAAGCTGATTCTGAAGGAGGCGGCCT TCGGGAAACTTCTGAGCCCCGCGCGCCGGCGCGTCTGCATCGAGCATGTGCGACAGCATTTGCCTGTCTCCGAGCGCCGCGTCTGTGCGGCGCTCGGTCAGCACCGCTCGACGCAGCGCAAGGCGCCGCGGGGCTTTGACGACGAAGAGGCGTTGACGGGCGACATCATCGAGCTGGCGCGGCAGTACGGCCGCTACGGCTATCGCAAGATCGCGGCGTTGCTGCGCGATGCCGGGTGGCTGGTAAACGACAAGCGGGTCGAGCGCATCTGGCGATGCGAAGGGCTGAAGGTGCCGGCCAAGCAGCCGAAGAAGGGACGTCTCTGGCTCAACGACGGCTCCTGCATTCGCCTCCGGCCCGAGCACCGCGATCACGTCTGGTCGTACGACTTTGTCGAGGATCGCACGCATGACGGCCGCAAGTTCAGGACCCTCAATGTCGTCGACGAGTTCACCCGGGAGTGCCTGGCCATCCGGGTCGCGCGCAAGCTCAACTCGACCGACGTCATTGACGTTCTGTCCGACCTGTTCATCCTGCGCGGCGTGCCTGGTCACATCCGTTCGGACAACGGCCCCGAGTTCATCGCCCAGGCTGTGCAAGACTGGATCACGGCGGTTGGAGCAAAGACCGCCTATATTGCCCCAGGCAGCCCGTGGGAGAACGGCTACGTCGAGTCGTTCAACGCTCGCTTCCGAGACGAGCTGCTCGACGGAGAGATCTTCTACTCGCTCAAGGAAGCTCAGGTCATCATCGAAAGCTGGAGAAGGCATTACAATACTGTGCGCCCGCACGGATCAATCGGCTACAAGCCCCCGGCGCCGGAGGTCTTCGTGCCCGCCTTCGCCGCATGGCCGGCTGCGAAACCCCGACCATCTCCGCCGGCCATGCTCAGGGTGGCGCCCAGGCCGACCATGAACTAA
- a CDS encoding recombinase family protein, whose translation MIYGYARVSTTGQDLSIQEAALAGAGCQEIRSEKVSGTSREGRRELDALLTFTRKGDTIVVTRVDRLARSIGDLQDIVRALKAKGVALKATEQPIDTGTAAGKAFLDMLGVFAEFETNLRKERQMEGIAKAKAEGVYKGRKPSVNGAKVRELQAAGLGPTEIAKQLSINRASVYRALATQTTT comes from the coding sequence ATGATCTACGGCTACGCACGCGTCAGCACGACAGGCCAGGACCTTTCAATTCAGGAGGCTGCGCTCGCCGGCGCTGGATGCCAGGAGATCCGATCCGAGAAGGTATCTGGCACCAGCCGCGAGGGTCGGCGCGAACTCGACGCGCTGCTGACCTTCACGCGCAAGGGCGACACCATCGTGGTCACGCGTGTCGACCGCCTGGCGCGCTCAATCGGCGACCTACAGGACATCGTCCGGGCGCTGAAGGCCAAAGGCGTCGCGCTGAAGGCGACCGAGCAGCCGATCGACACCGGCACGGCCGCCGGCAAAGCCTTCCTCGACATGCTGGGCGTCTTCGCTGAATTCGAGACCAACCTGCGCAAGGAGCGCCAAATGGAGGGTATCGCCAAGGCCAAGGCCGAAGGCGTGTACAAGGGGCGAAAGCCTTCGGTCAATGGCGCCAAGGTGCGCGAGTTGCAGGCCGCCGGCCTCGGCCCGACCGAGATTGCGAAGCAGCTCAGCATCAACCGCGCGAGCGTCTATCGGGCGCTCGCAACCCAGACCACAACCTGA
- a CDS encoding aldo/keto reductase, protein MQYRNLGRTGIKVSPYCLGAMMFGGIANSDHDDCVRIIHKALDAGINILDTADRYSQGESEEIVGKALKGRRDKVVLATKVHGPMGQEQNQQGSSRRWITQAVEGSLRRLQTDHIDLYQIHRPSPDTDVEETLSVLTDLMRAGKVRAIGSSTFPASEIVEAQWVAERRGLARFRTEQPPYSILNRSIEGEVLPLCQTYGMGALVWSPLAKGLLTGRYRKGEAMPDSLRVKVFAKQMSDERNLDAVERLIPVAQAAGLSLTHLAMAFVMAHPGVTSAILGPRTMPQLDDLLAGAEVRLDDETLDRIDTIVAPGTNVAPVGGAYEPPAVLDATLRRRPLIERRAA, encoded by the coding sequence ATGCAGTACCGCAATCTGGGCCGCACCGGCATCAAGGTCAGCCCCTATTGCCTCGGCGCAATGATGTTCGGTGGCATTGCCAATTCCGACCACGACGATTGTGTCCGCATCATTCACAAGGCGCTGGATGCCGGCATCAACATTCTCGACACGGCCGATCGATACAGCCAGGGCGAGTCCGAGGAGATCGTCGGCAAGGCGCTGAAAGGCCGCCGCGATAAGGTCGTTCTGGCCACCAAGGTGCACGGCCCGATGGGGCAAGAGCAAAACCAGCAGGGCAGTTCGCGGCGCTGGATCACGCAGGCCGTGGAGGGGTCGCTCCGTCGCCTGCAGACCGATCATATCGATCTATACCAGATACACCGACCGTCGCCGGACACCGACGTCGAGGAAACTCTGTCGGTGCTGACCGACCTGATGCGGGCCGGGAAAGTGCGTGCCATTGGGTCGTCGACCTTTCCCGCCTCCGAGATCGTGGAAGCCCAGTGGGTGGCGGAACGACGTGGTCTCGCGCGCTTCCGCACGGAGCAGCCGCCCTATTCGATCCTCAACCGCAGCATCGAAGGGGAGGTGCTCCCGCTCTGCCAGACATACGGTATGGGCGCCCTGGTGTGGAGCCCGCTGGCAAAGGGCCTGCTGACGGGACGCTACCGCAAGGGCGAGGCGATGCCCGACAGCCTGCGCGTCAAGGTCTTCGCTAAGCAGATGTCCGACGAGCGCAACCTCGACGCGGTCGAGCGGCTCATTCCGGTCGCCCAGGCGGCGGGACTGTCACTGACCCACTTGGCCATGGCCTTCGTCATGGCGCATCCCGGCGTGACCTCGGCCATCCTCGGGCCACGCACGATGCCGCAGTTGGACGACCTGCTCGCCGGCGCCGAGGTCCGGCTCGATGACGAGACGTTGGACCGTATCGATACCATCGTGGCGCCAGGGACCAACGTTGCACCGGTTGGCGGGGCCTACGAACCACCCGCCGTGCTGGACGCGACCCTCCGCCGCCGTCCGCTTATCGAGCGACGGGCCGCCTGA
- a CDS encoding virulence-associated E family protein, translated as MTALRAAPELKEAVAFDDMLKAPLLMSALPIVEGSEADWNDTLGRPVRDTDVSQLQEWLQHAGIEKISREVCHQAVDLRAKEKAFHPVRSWLNGLRWDGKRRLDRWLSCYLGAELTPYHAGIGRLFMIAMVARILDPGCKCDYMLVLEGAQGARKSTACAILGGEWFSDNLPDVTEGKDVAQHLQGKWLIEIAEMSAMNRAEDAALKAFVSRPVERYRPPYGRKEVIEPRQCVFIGTTNKAAYLRDVTGGRRFWPVKVTTVDTDALSHDRDQLFAESVDAFRKGAKWWPDDVFEREHIRPEQDARFEADVWEEAIRKFLAGRTVTTVSEVAKEGLLIETARVGTADQRRITAIMERIRWHRLPKDCRGNRPWGPVQ; from the coding sequence ATGACAGCGCTTCGCGCGGCGCCGGAATTGAAGGAGGCTGTCGCCTTCGATGACATGCTGAAGGCTCCCTTGCTGATGAGCGCCTTGCCGATCGTGGAAGGGTCTGAGGCGGATTGGAACGACACCCTTGGGCGACCGGTTCGCGACACCGACGTGAGCCAGTTGCAGGAGTGGCTGCAGCACGCCGGCATCGAGAAGATCAGTCGCGAGGTCTGCCATCAAGCGGTTGACCTCCGGGCCAAGGAAAAGGCGTTCCATCCCGTTCGATCATGGTTGAACGGGCTGCGGTGGGACGGGAAGCGCCGGCTCGATCGCTGGCTATCTTGTTACCTTGGCGCGGAGTTGACGCCGTATCATGCCGGCATCGGTCGCCTGTTTATGATCGCCATGGTGGCGCGCATTCTCGATCCGGGCTGCAAATGCGACTACATGCTCGTTCTCGAGGGTGCGCAGGGCGCTCGGAAATCAACGGCATGCGCCATCCTTGGCGGAGAGTGGTTCTCCGACAACCTGCCGGACGTGACCGAGGGCAAGGATGTTGCCCAGCACCTGCAAGGCAAGTGGCTGATCGAAATCGCGGAAATGTCGGCCATGAACCGAGCCGAGGACGCCGCGCTCAAGGCGTTCGTCAGTCGCCCGGTCGAGCGCTACCGACCACCCTATGGGCGGAAGGAAGTCATCGAGCCGCGCCAGTGCGTGTTCATCGGCACCACGAACAAGGCAGCCTACCTGCGTGACGTAACAGGTGGGCGCCGCTTCTGGCCGGTGAAGGTCACCACTGTGGATACTGACGCCCTGTCCCATGACCGTGACCAGCTTTTCGCCGAGTCCGTCGATGCCTTCCGCAAGGGTGCGAAATGGTGGCCTGACGACGTCTTCGAGCGCGAGCACATCCGGCCGGAGCAGGACGCTCGGTTTGAAGCCGACGTTTGGGAAGAAGCCATACGCAAGTTCCTCGCGGGTCGAACCGTCACGACCGTAAGCGAGGTCGCGAAAGAGGGGCTGCTGATCGAGACAGCCCGTGTCGGCACGGCTGATCAGAGACGCATCACAGCAATCATGGAGCGTATTCGATGGCATCGTTTGCCGAAGGACTGTCGCGGGAACCGGCCTTGGGGGCCTGTGCAATGA
- a CDS encoding TetR/AcrR family transcriptional regulator: MDALLRAAMAVFATSGVDAPVREIAEKAGVGVGTVYRHFPQRSDLIKAIVRQEVETGVGMAATLAADLGPLDALSAWMLGLVDFALKKRGLASALHSGDKAYEALPAYLEGRWGPALQGLLDAASRAGAVRDDVDAGELLMAGMRLAMPAGDGDVGQARRMVALLVDGLRHGARP, translated from the coding sequence ATGGATGCGCTGCTGCGTGCCGCGATGGCGGTGTTCGCGACGTCGGGCGTCGACGCGCCGGTGCGGGAAATCGCGGAAAAAGCCGGTGTGGGTGTGGGGACCGTCTACCGCCATTTTCCGCAGCGGTCGGACCTGATCAAAGCCATCGTCCGTCAGGAGGTGGAGACCGGCGTCGGGATGGCGGCTACCCTTGCGGCAGACCTCGGGCCTCTCGACGCCCTCTCGGCGTGGATGCTCGGGCTGGTCGATTTCGCCCTGAAAAAGCGTGGTTTGGCATCGGCACTCCATTCCGGCGACAAGGCCTACGAGGCGTTACCGGCCTATCTCGAAGGGCGATGGGGCCCCGCGCTTCAGGGGCTGCTCGACGCCGCCTCGAGGGCGGGCGCGGTACGGGACGACGTCGATGCAGGCGAATTGCTGATGGCCGGCATGCGGCTCGCGATGCCAGCGGGCGACGGCGATGTCGGGCAGGCCCGTCGTATGGTGGCCCTGCTGGTCGATGGCCTCCGCCATGGCGCTCGGCCATGA
- a CDS encoding DNA-binding protein — protein MDNDLKQDLLNNRPVRVKPLARALNRSANAIYLAINRGEIASSRIGKSVRVPHHEAERLLGMQETSTSKAAA, from the coding sequence ATGGATAACGATTTGAAACAAGATCTACTCAATAACCGGCCGGTAAGGGTAAAGCCGCTGGCAAGGGCTCTCAATCGCTCGGCTAACGCGATCTATCTCGCGATAAACCGAGGTGAAATTGCCTCGAGCCGCATCGGTAAGTCAGTCCGTGTCCCGCACCATGAAGCTGAGCGTCTGCTTGGCATGCAGGAAACATCAACGTCTAAGGCCGCCGCGTGA
- a CDS encoding Fic family protein, producing MEPMVPDEASRALDDDFLALVADASALAARMHPIVRESIGDLVRSMNCYYSNLIEGHDTHPRDIDRALANDFSSEPTMRDLQKEAVAHIHVQQLIDAGRDPDAWPASAAYASWLHKEFCSRLPPEMLFVTDEKTRQRIEIVPGEWRKRDVQVGRHFPPEYDQLPRFMARFNTAYGSPPLSKTRQIQTVGAVHHRFLWIHPFLDGNGRVARLMSHALFKRLDIGTSLWSVARGLARDEVRYKALLAQADGPRDGDRDGRGNLTERGLIEFCKFFIKQSVDQIRFMSHLLEPATLLTRIEIHIEEEVRTKRLLRGSFAVLREAVMSGEIERSKVPALIGFGERTARNVTSALVDRRMLTAATHRAPLRLAFPADVAERWFPNLYPANIGLRPW from the coding sequence ATGGAACCGATGGTCCCGGACGAAGCGTCACGCGCGCTTGACGACGATTTCCTCGCTCTTGTGGCCGATGCGAGTGCACTAGCAGCTAGAATGCATCCTATCGTGCGCGAGTCGATAGGCGATCTCGTGCGATCGATGAATTGTTACTACTCCAATCTGATCGAAGGTCACGATACGCACCCGCGTGACATTGACCGCGCATTGGCCAACGACTTCTCCTCCGAGCCAACAATGCGCGACTTGCAGAAGGAAGCAGTTGCCCACATACATGTACAGCAATTAATCGATGCCGGTCGGGATCCGGACGCATGGCCCGCCTCGGCAGCTTATGCCTCCTGGCTGCACAAAGAATTCTGCTCACGCCTTCCGCCTGAGATGCTATTTGTCACCGACGAAAAAACGAGACAACGGATTGAAATCGTCCCTGGCGAGTGGCGAAAGCGGGATGTTCAGGTCGGCCGGCACTTTCCTCCGGAATACGACCAGCTTCCGCGTTTCATGGCGCGCTTCAATACCGCCTACGGGTCTCCGCCGCTAAGCAAGACTCGTCAGATTCAAACCGTGGGCGCAGTTCATCATCGCTTTTTGTGGATACATCCCTTCCTTGATGGCAACGGGCGAGTGGCGCGGCTTATGTCGCATGCTCTTTTTAAGCGGCTAGACATCGGCACGAGTTTATGGTCGGTCGCTCGCGGGCTAGCCCGCGATGAGGTTCGCTACAAGGCGCTGCTTGCTCAGGCAGATGGACCGCGCGACGGTGATCGCGATGGTCGCGGTAATCTTACCGAACGCGGACTGATCGAGTTCTGCAAGTTCTTCATCAAGCAGTCTGTGGACCAGATACGCTTCATGAGCCATCTGCTGGAACCCGCGACGTTGCTGACACGGATAGAAATCCATATCGAAGAAGAAGTCCGGACCAAACGCTTACTGCGTGGAAGCTTCGCTGTTCTGCGTGAGGCCGTCATGAGCGGTGAGATCGAACGCTCAAAGGTTCCTGCGCTCATAGGTTTCGGGGAACGAACCGCGCGTAATGTAACCTCGGCGCTGGTCGATCGCCGAATGCTAACGGCAGCAACCCACCGCGCGCCGCTGCGCCTTGCCTTCCCTGCCGACGTTGCTGAGCGCTGGTTCCCCAATCTCTACCCTGCCAACATCGGATTGCGACCATGGTAG